The following are encoded together in the Triticum dicoccoides isolate Atlit2015 ecotype Zavitan chromosome 6B, WEW_v2.0, whole genome shotgun sequence genome:
- the LOC119322212 gene encoding receptor kinase-like protein Xa21, which yields MQERLPFCAIRPSKGYGGPMLAIQPSRVTMLMLLSLLLVSCGVHDASCSTVPGNSTDMLSLLDFKRAITSDPWQALSSWNANISHCRWEGVNCSLTHRGRVTGLNLTGQNLQGQIAPSLGNLTFLRNLDLSSNRFFGELPTLNRLRRLQNLYVVKNKLQGFNPDALVNCSNLHALELSSNSITGSLLPNIGSLSSLVYLNLNENNFSGIIPPSIQNMTNLQLISLSDNQIHGSIPEQLGQLPSMYQLYLARNMLSGRIPTTILNNSALQALDLSSNFLRMELPSNIGDTLPNLIAVSLPNNMFQGQIPDSLGNAQYLEFIDFSSNNFSGQIPRSLGMLSNLYNLQLEGNKLETNDSKSWEFLDALSNCSLQVLSLHSNQLKGSIPNSVGKLWPGLSFLSLERNNLSGTVPESIGNLTGLSVLSLATNNLVGPIGSWIGNLKNLGTLSLAENNFAGPIPSSVGNFTKMTELILSGNKFEGTIPPSLGNLPAMSVLNLSQNNLNGHIPKELFSPVSTMTTCLLSYNNLEGPIPPEISNLKHVTELDLSSNKLSGQIPVTLGECQGLETLLIGNNFLTGNIPKSLSSLKSLSMLNISHNDLSGSIPLELSQLSALTQLDLSYNNLEGEIPRDGVFGNATEASLIGNSRLCGGILDLHRPKCSAASGRKVVVYYLVRVLIPIFGFMSLVLLIYFLVTEKRARQSHFSLSPIGQQFPKVSYKDLAEATQNFSESNLVGRGGYSSVYRGKLIQDKLEVAVKVLDLDMQGAEKSFLSECNTLRGIRHRNLVPIITACSTVDLKGSVFKALVYEFMPNGNLDSWLHQREDGKTATKALGLTQRTCFAVNIAEAIDYLHNESGRTIIHCDVKPSNILLDDDMSAHLGDFGIANFYRDSRSKSTGDTSSIGVKGTIGYIAPEYARGGGASTYGDVYSFGIVLLEMFTGRRPTDPLFANELNIVSFVERNFPDQILQVIDTPLQEECKPITQENIVTENGAYQCMFALLQVALSCTRQLPNERMTMREAASKIRVIKTSYDSGKPKHASVK from the exons ATGCAAGAAAGGCTGCCGTTTTGTGCGATCCGGCCGAGCAAAG GTTACGGGGGCCCTATGTTGGCCATTCAACCGTCGAGAGTCACCATGCTTATGCTGCTGTCATTGCTGCTCGTGTCTTGTGGAGTTCACGACGCCAGTTGCTCGACAGTCCCTGGTAACAGCACGGACATGCTCTCGTTGCTAGATTTCAAACGGGCCATCACCAGTGATCCATGGCAAGCCTTGAGCTCTTGGAATGCCAACATCTCCCATTGCCGGTGGGAGGGCGTCAACTGCAGCCTCACGCACAGAGGACGCGTCACCGGGCTCAATCTCACCGGCCAAAACTTGCAAGGCCAAATTGCTCCCTCTCTTGGAAATTTAACCTTCCTTAGAAATCTCGACCTCAGCTCAAACCGCTTCTTTGGTGAGTTGCCCACTCTTAACCGCCTCCGTAGGCTGCAGAACCTTTATGTGGTCAAGAACAAGTTGCAGGGGTTCAATCCCGATGCACTTGTAAATTGCTCCAACTTACATGCCTTAGAACTTTCTTCCAACTCGATAACGGGTTCGCTCCTCCCAAATATTGGCTCCCTCTCGAGCCTCGTGTATTTGAACCTTAATGAAAATAATTTCTCCGGCATCATCCCACCAAGTATACAAAACATGACCAACCTACAGTTGATCTCACTATCAGATAATCAGATCCATGGGAGCATTCCGGAACAGCTTGGGCAGTTACCAAGTATGTATCAGTTGTACCTAGCGCGGAATATGCTATCAGGTAGAATCCCAACAACAATTCTAAACAATTCTGCTCTACAAGCTCTTGACTTGAGTTCGAACTTTCTACGCATGGAACTGCCATCCAACATTGGTGATACTCTTCCAAACCTTATAGCGGTTTCCTTGCCCAATAACATGTTCCAGGGTCAAATCCCAGACTCCCTAGGTAATGCTCAGTACCTCGAATTTATTGATTTTTCATCCAACAATTTCAGTGGCCAAATACCTCGTTCCTTGGGGATGCTTTCGAACCTATATAATTTACAACTCGAGGGAAACAAGCTTGAAACAAATGACAGTAAAAGCTGGGAATTCTTAGACGCGCTGAGCAATTGTAGTCTGCAAGTGCTCTCGTTACATTCTAATCAGCTGAAAGGATCCATACCAAATTCAGTTGGTAAGTTGTGGCCCGGCCTTTCATTTCTTTCATTAGAGAGAAATAACTTATCTGGGACAGTTCCAGAGAGTATAGGGAACCTTACTGGCTTAAGTGTTCTATCATTAGCTACAAATAATCTAGTCGGTCCGATAGGTTCGTGGATTGGAAATTTGAAGAACCTAGGAACCTTAAGTCTTGCAGAGAATAACTTTGCTGGGCCGATCCCATCCTCAGTTGGCAACTTCACTAAGATGACGGAGCTCATCCTGTCCGGAAATAAATTTGAAGGAACCATACCACCCAGTTTAGGAAACCTTCCAGCTATGTCAGTATTGAATCTAAGTCAAAACAACCTAAATGGGCATATTCCTAAAGAGTTATTTAGTCCAGTCTCCACAATGACCACATGTTTACTATCCTATAACAATCTAGAAGGTCCAATACCTCCGGAGATAAGCAATCTTAAACATGTCACGGAACTGGACCTTTCATCGAACAAGCTCTCTGGCCAAATCCCTGTGACTTTGGGAGAGTGTCAGGGGTTGGAAACCCTCCTAATTGGCAACAATTTTCTAACAGGAAACATTCCGAAATCCTTGAGCAGTCTGAAGAGTTTAAGCATGCTGAATATTTCCCATAATGATTTGTCAGGATCCATCCCTCTAGAACTGAGTCAACTATCGGCTCTCACCCAACTAGACCTATCTTATAATAACCTAGAAGGTGAAATACCAAGAGATGGAGTATTTGGAAATGCTACAGAAGCCTCACTCATTGGCAACTCGAGACTCTGTGGAGGCATATTAGACCTACACAGGCCCAAATGCTCTGCTGCCTCTGGGAGAAAAGTGGTAGTATATTACTTGGTCAGAGTACTGATCCCAATATTTGGCTTCATGTCGCTCGTTTTGCTGATCTACTTTTTGGTCACCGAGAAGAGGGCACGACAGTCACATTTCTCATTGTCTCCCATTGGTCAGCAATTCCCTAAAGTTTCTTACAAGGATTTGGCTGAAGCCACACAGAACTTCTCCGAGTCTAATCTTGTAGGGCGAGGAGGTTACAGTTCTGTATATAGAGGGAAATTAATCCAAGATAAGCTGGAAGTTGCTGTGAAGGTTCTGGACCTTGATATGCAAGGGGCAGAGAAAAGTTTCTTATCAGAATGCAATACATTGAGGGGCATCCGGCATCGGAATCTTGTTCCTATCATAACAGCATGCTCCACAGTGGACCTCAAAGGCAGTGTATTCAAAGCTCTAGTCTATGAATTTATGCCCAACGGAAATTTGGACTCATGGTTGCATCAGAGAGAGGATGGGAAGACAGCCACAAAAGCTTTGGGCTTAACTCAAAGAACATGTTTTGCTGTCAATATAGCTGAAGCTATAGATTATCTACACAATGAGAGTGGAAGAACAATAATACATTGTGATGTAAAGCCCAGTAATATACTCCTAGATGATGATATGAGTGCTCATTTGGGTGACTTCGGCATTGCAAACTTCTACCGAGATTCCAGGTCAAAATCGACGGGAGACACTAGTTCAATTGGTGTGAAGGGAACTATTGGGTATATTGCTCCAG AGTATGCTAGAGGTGGCGGTGCATCGACGTACGGGGATGTTTACAGTTTTGGAATTGTTCTTCTGGAGATGTTCACAGGCAGAAGGCCAACAGATCCTT